Proteins found in one Oceaniferula flava genomic segment:
- a CDS encoding metal ABC transporter ATP-binding protein has protein sequence MTSDPSIALETHDLTVTYHKRPVLYGIDVAVPKGNLVGIIGPNGAGKSTLIKSIMGVVPSSGGWVEVFGEPLKHNLHRVGYVPQRESVDWDFPVTVMDVALMGTYGKLGLFRRPGKAEKLRAHEALEKVGMLPYANRQIGNLSGGQQQRVFLARALAQDSDLYLMDEPFAGVDAATEKAIIELLQEMRERGKTVLVVHHDLQSASEYFDKLLLLNMRLVAFGDVSEVFTPELLQKTYGGRLTILSEMADRAAKL, from the coding sequence AGTGATCCATCTATCGCTCTCGAAACGCACGATCTGACCGTGACTTACCACAAGCGGCCTGTGTTGTATGGCATCGATGTCGCGGTGCCCAAGGGGAACTTGGTCGGCATCATCGGGCCGAACGGGGCAGGGAAATCCACCCTTATTAAATCGATCATGGGGGTGGTTCCTTCTTCCGGTGGTTGGGTGGAAGTCTTCGGGGAACCGTTGAAGCATAACCTCCATCGGGTCGGCTACGTGCCGCAGCGTGAAAGTGTCGATTGGGACTTCCCTGTGACCGTCATGGACGTCGCGCTGATGGGCACCTACGGCAAACTCGGACTATTTCGTCGCCCCGGAAAGGCGGAGAAGCTCAGAGCGCATGAGGCGTTGGAAAAAGTAGGGATGCTGCCCTACGCGAATCGACAAATCGGCAACCTCAGCGGCGGCCAGCAGCAGCGGGTCTTTCTCGCCCGTGCCCTGGCCCAGGACAGCGACCTCTACCTGATGGACGAGCCCTTTGCGGGGGTCGATGCCGCCACGGAAAAAGCCATCATCGAGCTGCTGCAAGAGATGCGCGAGCGGGGGAAAACCGTGCTGGTGGTGCACCACGATTTGCAGTCGGCGAGTGAGTATTTCGATAAGCTGCTATTGCTCAACATGCGCTTGGTCGCCTTCGGTGATGTCAGCGAGGTGTTCACCCCTGAGCTGTTGCAGAAAACCTACGGGGGTCGACTGACCATCCTCAGTGAAATGGCCGACCGGGCTGCGAAATTGTAA
- a CDS encoding LamB/YcsF family protein: protein MPSLLINCDLGEWESPSFTAELMPYLHLANIACGGHAGSVESIQRCAALAEEHGVLPGAHPGVAGNLGRSLPAAFTLDDFTSLLEQQISLYHSTGTPLHHIKLHGALYHLSEQDSSIRDAFLSFSADQDCAIVALAGGQVASDAKARGLVCLEEAFLDRNYLPNGNLVPRSEPNAHLGDLTEINARILDYHHRKAPVQPDTLCIHSDSPNSQTLAETARQTLDQLSF from the coding sequence ATGCCATCTCTTCTCATCAATTGTGACCTCGGCGAGTGGGAATCCCCCAGCTTCACAGCGGAGCTCATGCCTTATCTCCATCTGGCCAACATCGCCTGCGGCGGCCATGCCGGATCGGTTGAATCAATCCAACGCTGCGCAGCACTGGCCGAAGAACACGGAGTCCTCCCGGGTGCCCATCCAGGGGTGGCAGGAAACCTTGGCCGCAGCCTGCCGGCGGCGTTCACCCTGGACGACTTCACCTCGCTGTTAGAACAGCAAATTTCCCTCTACCACTCCACCGGCACTCCCCTGCATCACATCAAACTACACGGAGCTCTCTATCATCTGAGCGAACAAGACAGCTCCATCCGGGACGCCTTCCTCAGCTTCTCCGCCGATCAAGACTGCGCCATTGTCGCCCTCGCAGGAGGACAGGTGGCCAGCGATGCGAAAGCCCGCGGCCTGGTCTGCCTCGAGGAGGCCTTTCTCGATCGCAACTACCTGCCGAACGGCAATCTCGTGCCCAGAAGTGAGCCCAATGCCCATCTTGGCGACCTCACCGAAATCAACGCTCGCATCCTCGACTACCACCACCGCAAAGCCCCGGTCCAGCCCGACACCCTCTGCATCCACTCCGACTCCCCCAACAGCCAGACCCTCGCCGAAACCGCCCGCCAAACCCTCGATCAGCTGAGCTTCTGA
- a CDS encoding iron chelate uptake ABC transporter family permease subunit: protein MNFLAVFDLLIPATGAGKAILAAVLLGAGAGLLGSFVVLRRVALMGDAISHAVLPGVVAGLIYSPDRHPGMIFLCAALAGLLGAGIVRALMSTTRLKSDTALGIVLASFFAFGIMWQSRNQAGTAGVMNFLFGNIGSINAADLKMMMVATVLLCVVVFVLKRPLLVMSFDEGFSQALGYPVRILNGIFYFLLTFSVVVALQAVGVVLVSAMLITPAAAAYLLTDKFGKMLLLSMAFGVLSGIIGGVISANVNGMPTGPVITLAATVVFAAVYFVAPKHGVLAKLLRTVKRRRRVRRENTLKAIYQIQESGGFTHEDVSLIEIARKRRNTEDHARKECASLLKYGFIEMSGDGHSVHLTAAGWKRAMEMVRNHRLWELYLTNEANYADDHVHEDAEKIEHILGANTVKQLEKDLDFPELDPHGKPIPQPQLLTPVS from the coding sequence ATGAATTTTCTAGCCGTGTTCGACTTGCTGATTCCTGCCACTGGTGCAGGAAAGGCAATTCTAGCAGCGGTGTTGTTGGGTGCCGGAGCTGGCCTGTTAGGCAGCTTCGTGGTGCTGCGTCGCGTTGCCCTGATGGGCGACGCGATTAGCCACGCCGTTCTCCCCGGCGTGGTGGCCGGACTGATTTACAGCCCGGATCGGCACCCGGGGATGATTTTCCTCTGCGCCGCTCTCGCTGGATTGTTAGGGGCGGGGATTGTGCGGGCCTTGATGAGCACCACTCGGCTGAAGTCAGACACCGCGCTGGGCATTGTGCTGGCGTCGTTCTTTGCCTTTGGCATCATGTGGCAGTCGAGAAACCAAGCTGGCACCGCCGGGGTGATGAATTTCCTCTTCGGCAATATCGGCTCGATCAATGCGGCGGACTTGAAGATGATGATGGTCGCCACCGTACTGCTCTGCGTGGTCGTCTTTGTGCTCAAACGTCCGCTCCTGGTCATGAGCTTCGATGAAGGGTTTTCCCAAGCGCTGGGTTATCCGGTGCGGATTTTGAATGGCATTTTCTACTTCCTGCTGACCTTCTCCGTGGTGGTCGCGCTGCAGGCGGTCGGCGTGGTGCTGGTCTCGGCAATGTTGATCACGCCGGCAGCGGCGGCCTATTTGCTGACCGATAAGTTTGGCAAGATGCTCCTGCTTTCCATGGCTTTCGGTGTGCTTTCGGGCATCATCGGCGGGGTGATTTCGGCCAATGTCAATGGCATGCCCACCGGCCCGGTGATCACGTTGGCCGCCACGGTCGTCTTTGCAGCGGTCTACTTTGTGGCTCCGAAGCATGGCGTGCTGGCGAAGTTACTTCGCACGGTGAAACGTCGCCGTCGGGTGCGTCGTGAGAACACCCTGAAAGCAATCTATCAGATCCAGGAAAGCGGCGGCTTCACCCACGAGGACGTGAGCCTGATCGAGATCGCGCGCAAGCGCCGAAACACCGAGGACCATGCCCGCAAGGAATGTGCATCGTTGCTCAAATACGGCTTCATCGAGATGTCGGGCGACGGTCACTCGGTGCACCTCACTGCAGCCGGCTGGAAGCGTGCCATGGAAATGGTGCGGAACCACCGACTCTGGGAACTCTACCTGACCAACGAGGCCAACTACGCCGATGACCACGTGCACGAGGATGCTGAGAAAATCGAACACATCCTCGGTGCCAACACCGTCAAGCAGCTCGAGAAAGATCTCGATTTTCCCGAACTCGATCCCCACGGCAAACCAATCCCCCAGCCGCAGTTACTCACTCCCGTTTCCTAA
- a CDS encoding SMP-30/gluconolactonase/LRE family protein gives MESVTAVGNYRAQWGEGPIWWNDRLIYVDIEKHKVLEFDPATGEEKSWDVSATVGRVGTVVPRIKTDGGDLLVGGDTGLHFLDRQSGATTAITDPEPDKENNRFNDGKCSPDGRFFAGTISLVKNQGDATLYRLDPDLSLHTAYDKVTNSNGIVWSADGATCYYIDTPRLEVIAFDYQPTTGELSKQRRAVDTSDISDISASPDGMTIDANGNLWVAFCHGACVLCYDPNTGKELHRVELPCLETTACAFGGANLDELYVTTGVHKTEQEEHAGRLLKITGLGVTGVPSTPFAG, from the coding sequence ATGGAATCTGTGACTGCTGTAGGAAATTATCGCGCCCAATGGGGCGAGGGCCCAATCTGGTGGAACGACCGCCTGATCTACGTGGATATCGAAAAACACAAGGTGCTGGAGTTTGACCCCGCCACCGGCGAGGAGAAGTCCTGGGACGTCTCCGCCACCGTCGGCCGCGTCGGCACGGTGGTCCCCCGCATCAAAACCGACGGTGGAGACCTTCTGGTCGGCGGCGATACCGGGCTGCACTTTCTCGATCGCCAAAGCGGTGCAACCACCGCCATCACCGATCCGGAACCGGACAAGGAAAACAACCGCTTCAACGATGGCAAATGCTCCCCGGACGGTCGTTTCTTCGCCGGCACCATCAGCCTGGTTAAAAACCAAGGCGACGCCACCCTTTACCGACTCGACCCCGACCTCTCGCTACACACAGCCTATGACAAGGTCACCAACTCCAACGGCATCGTCTGGAGCGCCGATGGAGCGACCTGTTATTACATCGATACCCCACGATTGGAAGTCATCGCCTTCGACTACCAGCCGACAACAGGCGAGCTGAGCAAGCAGCGCCGCGCCGTCGACACCAGCGACATCAGCGACATCAGCGCCTCTCCGGACGGCATGACCATCGATGCCAACGGCAATCTCTGGGTCGCCTTCTGCCACGGAGCCTGTGTCCTCTGTTATGATCCCAACACGGGCAAGGAACTGCACCGCGTGGAACTTCCCTGCCTGGAAACCACCGCCTGCGCCTTCGGTGGCGCCAATCTGGACGAACTTTACGTCACCACCGGAGTGCACAAAACGGAACAGGAAGAACACGCTGGCCGCCTTCTCAAGATCACCGGACTGGGAGTGACCGGCGTGCCCTCCACGCCCTTCGCAGGCTAA
- a CDS encoding 5-oxoprolinase subunit B family protein, producing the protein MEDPHQDGSPTLRAFGPNAWLIQHPQHDLLVELADALLRTPPQGLIEPVLGYDSLLLHFATNTEEKDLRQFLQQLELNGKESTRQRHHIIPVRYDGPDLAAIAEALRLGTDDIIRLHTAPTYRVRFLGFAPGFAYLDGLDAHLHLPRRDSPRTRIDPGSVAIGGSHASIYTVPSPGGWNILGHTDHPLFAPEKNDLSSFTLAAGDSLEFQAIEIA; encoded by the coding sequence ATGGAAGATCCGCATCAAGACGGATCGCCCACCCTACGCGCCTTCGGGCCCAATGCCTGGCTGATCCAGCACCCGCAGCACGATCTCTTAGTCGAGCTCGCGGATGCCTTACTGCGCACTCCGCCTCAGGGTCTGATCGAGCCAGTGTTAGGCTACGATAGCTTACTGCTGCACTTTGCCACCAACACGGAGGAAAAAGACCTTCGCCAATTTCTCCAACAGCTCGAACTCAACGGTAAGGAATCGACCCGCCAGCGCCACCACATCATCCCGGTGCGTTACGACGGACCGGATCTCGCGGCCATAGCAGAGGCGCTGCGGCTGGGGACCGATGACATCATCCGGCTCCACACTGCGCCCACTTACCGCGTGCGCTTCCTCGGATTTGCTCCCGGTTTCGCCTACCTCGACGGCCTGGACGCTCACCTGCACCTGCCGCGTCGCGACTCGCCGCGCACTCGCATCGACCCCGGATCCGTGGCTATCGGCGGCAGTCACGCCAGCATCTACACCGTGCCCAGCCCCGGCGGCTGGAACATCCTCGGCCACACCGATCACCCGCTCTTTGCTCCGGAGAAAAACGACCTGAGCTCCTTCACCCTGGCCGCGGGGGACAGCCTCGAATTTCAAGCCATCGAAATCGCCTAA
- the purH gene encoding bifunctional phosphoribosylaminoimidazolecarboxamide formyltransferase/IMP cyclohydrolase, with protein sequence MAISRALLSVSDKSGLVDFAQGLHDQGVELLSTGGTAAALRDAGLPVIDVSEYTGAPELFEGRVKTLHPKVHGGLLYKREDKDHLKQADENAIPPIDLVVVNLYPFVETIAKEGVTLEEAIENIDIGGPSMLRSAAKNYKSVTVVTDPTDYDRVLAEMKEHEGDTSFKLREELAVKVFLRTATYDTAITNYLSQAGEGTRSQFTISLPLDCELRYGDNPHQPTTLYGNFSDVFTQLQGKELSYTNILDIEAASDLITDFVRPTVGILKHTNPCGVGQDDDDLRKAWQLAYETDTQAPFGGVIVVNRSLTEGLARIISSIFTDVIIAPDFEPEARAILQKKKNLRLIKLNTEAWEGVRKDPVIRSAPGGLMVMGRDHTTLGLDNIEEKVVTKRPPSEEEIRAMRFGWRVVKHVKSNAIVYSGADRTLGIGAGQMSRVDSSRIAVWKANEAGLSLKGSIMASDAMLPFADGLNAAIEAGATACIQPGGSIRDQEVIDAADAAGIAMVFTGHRHFRH encoded by the coding sequence ATGGCTATCTCACGCGCACTCCTCTCCGTTTCCGATAAATCCGGTCTTGTCGATTTTGCCCAGGGTCTGCACGACCAAGGTGTCGAGCTCCTCTCTACCGGTGGCACCGCCGCCGCTCTCCGCGATGCCGGCCTGCCCGTGATCGACGTTTCCGAATACACCGGCGCTCCAGAGCTCTTCGAAGGACGGGTCAAAACCCTGCACCCGAAAGTGCACGGCGGCCTGCTTTACAAGCGCGAGGACAAGGACCATCTCAAACAAGCCGACGAAAATGCGATCCCACCGATCGATCTCGTGGTGGTCAATCTCTACCCCTTCGTCGAAACCATCGCCAAGGAAGGCGTGACGCTTGAGGAAGCCATCGAAAACATCGACATCGGCGGCCCGTCGATGCTGCGCAGTGCGGCGAAAAACTACAAAAGCGTCACCGTAGTCACCGATCCCACCGACTACGATCGTGTGCTCGCCGAGATGAAAGAACACGAAGGCGACACCTCTTTCAAACTTCGCGAGGAGCTGGCGGTCAAAGTTTTCCTGCGCACCGCCACCTACGATACCGCCATCACCAACTACCTTTCCCAAGCCGGCGAGGGCACCCGTTCCCAGTTCACCATCAGCCTGCCGCTCGATTGCGAACTCCGCTACGGCGATAACCCGCACCAGCCAACCACCCTTTACGGCAACTTCAGCGACGTCTTCACCCAACTCCAGGGCAAAGAACTCAGCTACACCAACATTCTCGACATCGAAGCGGCCTCCGATCTGATCACCGACTTCGTGCGCCCAACCGTCGGCATCCTCAAGCACACCAACCCATGCGGTGTGGGCCAGGACGACGACGACCTTCGCAAGGCCTGGCAGCTGGCTTATGAAACCGACACCCAGGCCCCGTTTGGCGGCGTCATCGTAGTGAACCGTTCGCTCACCGAAGGTCTGGCACGGATCATTTCCTCGATCTTCACCGATGTCATCATCGCCCCTGACTTCGAGCCAGAAGCCCGTGCGATCCTGCAGAAAAAGAAAAACCTGCGTCTCATCAAACTCAACACTGAGGCTTGGGAAGGCGTTCGCAAGGACCCGGTCATCCGCTCTGCTCCCGGCGGCTTGATGGTCATGGGCCGCGATCACACCACGCTCGGACTCGATAACATCGAGGAAAAAGTCGTCACTAAGCGTCCACCCTCCGAAGAAGAAATCCGTGCCATGCGCTTCGGTTGGAGAGTGGTCAAGCACGTCAAGTCTAACGCCATCGTCTACTCCGGCGCAGACCGCACCCTCGGTATCGGCGCAGGCCAGATGAGCCGGGTGGATTCCTCACGCATCGCTGTCTGGAAAGCCAACGAAGCCGGCCTGTCCCTCAAAGGCAGCATCATGGCCTCCGACGCCATGCTCCCCTTCGCCGACGGCCTCAACGCCGCCATCGAAGCCGGCGCCACCGCCTGCATCCAGCCCGGAGGCTCCATCCGTGACCAGGAAGTCATCGACGCCGCCGACGCCGCCGGCATCGCCATGGTCTTCACCGGCCACCGCCACTTCAGGCACTAA
- the gatC gene encoding Asp-tRNA(Asn)/Glu-tRNA(Gln) amidotransferase subunit GatC, which produces MSSENMDVRYVADLARIDLTDEECETFQGQLDAILGYIEQLKDADVDGIDPTAHASQVFDRLREDVSQQNLGQADLLANAPDSGKGQIRVPKVVDA; this is translated from the coding sequence ATGAGCAGCGAGAATATGGACGTCCGATACGTCGCCGACCTGGCACGGATCGATCTCACCGACGAGGAGTGCGAAACCTTCCAAGGCCAACTGGATGCCATCCTTGGCTACATTGAACAACTCAAGGACGCCGATGTCGATGGCATCGATCCCACCGCGCACGCCTCCCAGGTGTTCGATCGCCTGCGCGAAGATGTTTCTCAGCAGAACCTCGGCCAAGCCGACCTCTTAGCCAACGCCCCCGACAGCGGCAAAGGCCAAATCCGCGTGCCTAAAGTGGTCGATGCCTAA
- the gatA gene encoding Asp-tRNA(Asn)/Glu-tRNA(Gln) amidotransferase subunit GatA → MSLSTQSISSLRSQLVSGDIQPSDILDSLASSIEEKNGSVGAYLSHDLDTAKKEANQADLSLPLGGIPIAIKDNINVKGQPCSCGSKFLDGAYNAPYDATVIARLREAGAVPFGRANMDEFAMGSTTENSALGKTSNPHDVTRTPGGSSGGSAAAVASHTAIAALGSDTGGSIRQPASHCGVVGLKPSYGRVSRYGLVAFASSLDQIGPLTHTVEDAALMLNAISGYDAADSTSSDHDVPDFTQGLDQGVAGMKLGLPKEYFGEGIDPEVRKTVDASIAKLEAQGAELVEISLPNTEYAVATYYIIAPAEASSNLSRFDGVRYGNRVEQPEDVLDLYRRSREQGFGPEVKRRIILGTYVLSSGYYDAYYNRAQKVRTLIRQDFENAYQKVDAILSPVAPSAAPLLGADKDNPLQQYLADIYTISANLAGICGISVPAGTVTSENNTQLPVGLQILGPHMGEQKLLQIARAAE, encoded by the coding sequence ATGTCTCTTTCCACCCAAAGCATTTCCTCACTCCGCAGCCAACTGGTCAGCGGCGATATCCAGCCCAGCGATATTCTCGACTCCCTGGCGAGCTCCATTGAGGAGAAAAATGGCAGCGTTGGCGCCTACCTGTCCCACGATCTGGACACCGCGAAAAAGGAAGCCAACCAAGCCGATCTCAGCCTGCCTCTCGGCGGCATTCCGATCGCGATCAAGGACAACATCAACGTCAAAGGCCAACCCTGCAGCTGTGGTTCCAAGTTTCTCGATGGCGCCTACAACGCGCCCTACGACGCCACCGTCATCGCACGCCTGCGCGAAGCCGGTGCTGTGCCATTCGGCCGCGCGAACATGGACGAGTTCGCCATGGGCTCGACCACGGAGAACTCCGCCTTGGGAAAAACCAGCAACCCACACGATGTCACCCGCACGCCCGGCGGCTCATCCGGAGGCTCCGCTGCGGCCGTGGCCTCACACACCGCGATCGCCGCTCTGGGATCCGATACCGGCGGCTCGATCCGCCAGCCAGCCAGCCACTGCGGCGTGGTCGGCCTGAAGCCCTCATACGGTCGGGTATCCCGCTACGGCCTGGTTGCCTTCGCCTCATCGCTCGATCAGATCGGACCACTCACCCACACTGTGGAAGACGCCGCCCTGATGCTCAATGCCATCTCCGGCTACGACGCCGCCGATTCGACATCGTCAGACCACGACGTTCCGGATTTCACCCAGGGGCTCGACCAAGGAGTCGCTGGCATGAAGCTCGGCCTGCCGAAAGAGTATTTCGGTGAAGGCATCGACCCCGAAGTTCGCAAAACCGTCGACGCCTCCATCGCCAAGCTCGAAGCCCAAGGCGCCGAGCTGGTGGAAATTTCCCTGCCTAACACCGAGTATGCAGTGGCCACCTACTACATCATCGCGCCTGCCGAAGCGTCATCCAATTTATCCCGCTTCGATGGCGTGCGCTACGGCAACCGCGTGGAGCAACCGGAAGATGTGTTAGACCTCTACCGTCGTAGTCGCGAGCAAGGATTCGGCCCCGAGGTCAAGCGCCGCATCATCCTCGGCACCTACGTGCTATCCTCCGGTTACTATGACGCTTATTACAACCGAGCCCAGAAAGTTCGCACCTTGATCCGTCAGGACTTTGAAAATGCCTACCAGAAAGTAGATGCTATTCTCTCCCCCGTGGCCCCCAGCGCCGCACCATTGTTAGGAGCCGACAAGGACAATCCCCTCCAACAATACCTCGCCGACATCTACACGATCTCTGCCAACCTCGCCGGCATCTGCGGCATCTCTGTCCCCGCCGGCACCGTCACCTCCGAGAACAACACCCAGCTCCCAGTAGGCCTACAAATCCTAGGCCCCCACATGGGTGAGCAAAAACTCCTGCAGATCGCACGAGCTGCGGAGTAA
- a CDS encoding biotin-dependent carboxyltransferase family protein → MMIPVAKVLTTGIGLSYQDLGRFGYARYGVAPAGPMDLQAHDIANQLVGNDPEATCLELTLGGGRVEILRPVWIALTGAASSPQLKPWSAREFLPGETLTIHPARHGIWSYLAFAGGLHAPAAFGSRSRHERSDTGAKITSETLLSTTRTVPKPFPGVSARHYHPEETPDYQVDSPIRVHAGPHDIASETLEIFFNSPWKISNRSDRTGFRLEGKTLRPEASIPSLPTLPGCIQLPPSGEPIVTLNDGPTTGGYPLLGIIDPADLPTFTQHAPGSSVYFNPA, encoded by the coding sequence ATGATGATCCCCGTCGCCAAAGTTCTCACCACCGGCATCGGCCTGAGCTACCAGGACCTGGGACGCTTCGGATACGCGCGCTACGGCGTGGCGCCCGCCGGCCCGATGGATCTGCAGGCGCACGACATCGCCAATCAGCTGGTGGGCAACGATCCGGAGGCCACGTGCCTGGAGCTGACCCTGGGTGGCGGGCGTGTGGAAATTCTTCGTCCGGTGTGGATTGCGCTCACCGGTGCCGCCAGCTCCCCGCAGCTGAAACCATGGTCGGCACGCGAATTCCTCCCCGGGGAAACGCTGACCATCCACCCGGCGCGTCACGGTATCTGGTCCTACCTCGCCTTCGCCGGAGGCCTGCATGCTCCCGCCGCCTTCGGCAGCCGCTCTCGTCACGAACGCTCGGACACGGGGGCTAAAATCACCTCGGAAACCCTGCTGAGCACAACCCGGACGGTGCCGAAACCCTTCCCCGGCGTCAGCGCACGCCACTACCACCCGGAGGAAACGCCCGACTATCAAGTCGATTCACCGATCCGGGTGCACGCCGGACCTCACGACATCGCCTCCGAGACCTTGGAGATCTTTTTCAACTCACCGTGGAAAATTTCCAACCGTTCAGACCGCACCGGTTTTCGCCTGGAGGGGAAGACACTCCGGCCCGAGGCCTCCATCCCCAGCCTGCCCACGCTACCCGGCTGCATCCAGCTACCACCGAGCGGAGAACCCATCGTCACCCTCAACGACGGCCCCACCACCGGCGGCTACCCATTGTTAGGAATCATCGATCCGGCCGATCTCCCCACCTTCACCCAGCACGCCCCCGGCAGCTCCGTGTATTTCAACCCCGCCTAA
- a CDS encoding metal ABC transporter permease has product MNYLTIPWENLGFGAFWLMLMAFLVALPCSQMGSFLILRRMSLTGDAISHSVFPGVVIAFVFTGDLASPWLIIGAGLAGLASTVFIELIHKKTRVKQDAATGISFTALFALGVVLMETMLGKNVDLDLDCVLHGRLGLLLEEQHREIFGLMVPQPILIMAGVALLTIFLMMLFYRVLLLSAFDQGLAASYGYKPAVIHYCTMFAVSFIVVAAFQAVGAILVIALLILPGAAAYLCTHRLKIMLLLASIHALLSAVGGLYLHVWFNTDMASAVVVSGGVLLILAWLLGPVDGLMWKWLKDEEETPDKDASHSACSE; this is encoded by the coding sequence ATGAACTACCTCACCATCCCATGGGAAAACCTCGGCTTCGGCGCCTTCTGGCTGATGCTGATGGCATTTCTGGTGGCGCTGCCCTGCTCGCAGATGGGGTCCTTTCTCATCCTGCGGCGGATGTCACTGACGGGGGATGCGATCAGTCACAGCGTCTTCCCCGGCGTGGTGATTGCCTTTGTGTTCACCGGTGATCTGGCCTCGCCCTGGTTGATCATTGGCGCTGGGCTCGCTGGGCTGGCATCGACTGTATTCATCGAGCTGATCCACAAGAAAACCCGGGTGAAACAGGATGCCGCCACAGGTATTTCCTTCACCGCCTTGTTTGCCCTCGGCGTGGTGTTGATGGAGACGATGCTGGGGAAAAACGTCGACCTCGATCTTGATTGCGTGCTGCACGGGCGGCTGGGGCTTTTACTCGAAGAACAACATCGCGAAATCTTCGGCCTGATGGTGCCTCAGCCGATCTTAATCATGGCTGGAGTCGCGCTGCTGACGATTTTCCTGATGATGTTGTTTTACCGGGTTCTGCTGCTGAGCGCCTTCGATCAAGGTTTGGCCGCCTCTTACGGGTATAAGCCTGCCGTGATCCATTATTGCACGATGTTTGCCGTGTCCTTCATCGTGGTGGCGGCTTTTCAGGCCGTAGGAGCCATTCTTGTCATCGCTTTGCTCATTCTCCCGGGGGCGGCCGCTTATCTCTGCACGCATCGGCTCAAGATCATGCTGCTGCTGGCTTCCATCCACGCGCTGCTCTCGGCCGTGGGCGGACTTTATTTGCATGTTTGGTTCAATACCGACATGGCCTCCGCCGTGGTTGTCAGCGGAGGAGTTCTGCTGATCCTGGCTTGGTTGCTGGGGCCGGTGGATGGTTTGATGTGGAAATGGCTCAAGGATGAGGAGGAGACTCCCGACAAGGATGCTTCACATTCCGCTTGCTCCGAGTAG
- a CDS encoding homoserine kinase, with the protein MTTDAVKEVRVFAPATVANVACGFDVLGFAIEAPGDEVVARVSDKPGFRITKITGDDGKLPKAAEKNTAGVAALDLLRHLGMSDRGIEMEIHKKMPFGSGLGSSAASAVAGVYAVNKLIGEPLAKKQLLPFAMQGEASADGAWHADNVGPSLLGGMVFIRSNQELDIAQLPVPENLWAAVVHPEMEILTKVAREILPTNIPMVNATQQIGNLGGLICGLIQEDYAMIGRSIHDVIAEPRRQKLIPEFYNAKRAAMSNGALGFSISGAGPSVFALCEGEETAQRAGAAISKVFDQINLENQLYVSKINKEGVHVIA; encoded by the coding sequence ATGACCACTGATGCAGTTAAAGAAGTCCGCGTTTTTGCACCCGCCACCGTTGCCAATGTAGCGTGTGGATTTGATGTGCTCGGCTTTGCCATCGAGGCTCCGGGGGACGAAGTCGTCGCTCGAGTCTCCGATAAACCCGGCTTCCGTATCACCAAGATCACCGGCGATGATGGCAAACTGCCCAAAGCTGCCGAGAAGAACACCGCTGGAGTAGCGGCCCTCGATCTACTGCGCCACCTCGGCATGAGCGATCGCGGGATCGAGATGGAAATTCATAAGAAGATGCCCTTCGGCAGCGGTCTGGGATCGTCCGCCGCTTCCGCCGTCGCAGGCGTCTACGCGGTGAACAAACTCATCGGCGAGCCTCTGGCGAAAAAGCAACTTTTACCCTTCGCCATGCAAGGAGAAGCCAGCGCCGATGGTGCTTGGCACGCCGATAACGTCGGCCCCAGCTTGTTGGGAGGCATGGTCTTCATCCGCTCGAACCAGGAGCTCGATATCGCACAGCTCCCGGTGCCGGAAAACCTCTGGGCAGCGGTGGTGCACCCGGAAATGGAAATCCTCACCAAGGTGGCCCGCGAAATCCTGCCCACCAACATCCCCATGGTCAACGCCACCCAACAAATCGGCAACCTAGGAGGACTGATCTGCGGCCTGATCCAGGAAGACTACGCGATGATTGGTCGCTCGATCCACGATGTCATCGCCGAACCTCGCCGACAGAAGCTCATCCCTGAATTCTACAATGCCAAGCGCGCGGCGATGTCCAATGGAGCGCTCGGCTTTTCCATCTCGGGTGCCGGCCCCAGTGTCTTTGCGCTCTGTGAGGGCGAAGAAACCGCCCAGCGCGCAGGAGCGGCCATTTCCAAGGTCTTCGATCAAATTAACCTGGAGAACCAACTCTACGTTTCCAAGATCAACAAAGAAGGCGTGCACGTCATCGCCTAG